From a region of the Odoribacter splanchnicus DSM 20712 genome:
- a CDS encoding DNA-directed RNA polymerase subunit alpha, whose protein sequence is MAILAFQKPDKVIMLESTDKFGKFEFRPLEPGYGITIGNPLRRILLSSLEGFAITGIKIHGVEHEFATIPGVIEDVTEIILNLKQVRFKRKVEDVEDEKLTVLINGQEAFKAGDINKFLTGFEVLNTELVICHMDPSVNFQMEITIQKGRGYVPSTENMPAEAEAGFIPIDAIYTPIRNVKYEIENYRVEGKTDYEKLLFEIETDGSIAPTDALKEAAKILIHHFMLFSDEKISLESEDKYGNEEFDEEVLHMRQLLKTKLVDMDLSVRALNCLKAAEVETLGELCRFNKNDLLKFRNFGKKSLTELEALLENNNLEFGMDVTKYKLDKE, encoded by the coding sequence ATGGCAATATTAGCTTTCCAGAAACCGGACAAAGTAATCATGCTCGAATCGACAGACAAATTCGGAAAATTCGAATTTCGTCCGTTAGAGCCAGGTTACGGAATCACAATTGGTAATCCGTTACGCAGAATCCTACTGTCTTCATTGGAAGGCTTCGCGATTACCGGAATCAAAATACATGGTGTAGAACATGAGTTTGCCACCATCCCCGGGGTGATCGAGGATGTTACCGAGATTATCCTGAATCTGAAGCAGGTTCGGTTCAAGAGAAAAGTGGAAGATGTAGAGGATGAGAAGCTGACGGTTCTGATCAACGGTCAGGAAGCTTTTAAGGCAGGGGATATCAACAAATTCCTCACAGGATTCGAGGTGCTCAATACTGAACTCGTCATCTGCCATATGGACCCTTCTGTTAATTTCCAGATGGAAATTACGATCCAGAAAGGGCGCGGTTATGTTCCTAGTACAGAAAATATGCCGGCAGAGGCCGAAGCGGGATTTATCCCTATTGATGCCATTTATACTCCGATCCGGAATGTAAAATATGAAATTGAGAACTATCGTGTAGAAGGTAAAACCGACTATGAAAAGTTGTTGTTTGAAATTGAAACCGATGGCTCTATCGCTCCTACCGATGCTTTGAAAGAGGCTGCGAAAATTCTGATTCATCACTTTATGTTGTTCTCGGATGAAAAGATTTCTTTGGAATCTGAAGACAAGTACGGTAATGAGGAATTCGACGAAGAAGTGCTTCATATGCGTCAGCTGTTGAAGACTAAATTAGTCGATATGGACTTGTCAGTGCGTGCATTGAACTGCCTGAAAGCTGCCGAAGTAGAAACACTCGGGGAATTGTGCCGCTTCAATAAGAACGACCTGTTGAAATTCCGCAACTTCGGTAAGAAGTCGCTGACCGAACTGGAAGCTCTGTTGGAAAATAACAACCTCGAATTCGGTATGGATGTTACAAAGTATAAATTAGATAAGGAATAA
- the rpsD gene encoding 30S ribosomal protein S4, translating into MARYTGPKSKIARKFGEPIYGPDKALERRNYPSGQHGLARRRRKISEYGVQLKEKQKAKYTYGLLEKQFRILFEKAERAGGVTGEVLLQMLECRLDNVVYRLGIAPTRAAARQLVSHRHITVNGGVCNIPSAAVKAGDVVAVREKSKALEVVADSLRSNRVSKYSWLEWDGASMSGKLLNVPERSDIPENIKEQLIVELYSK; encoded by the coding sequence ATGGCTAGATATACAGGACCTAAGTCTAAAATAGCAAGAAAGTTCGGTGAGCCTATTTACGGACCGGATAAGGCACTGGAACGGAGAAATTATCCGTCAGGACAGCACGGTTTGGCTCGTCGCAGAAGAAAAATCTCTGAATATGGTGTTCAGTTGAAAGAAAAACAAAAAGCAAAATATACCTATGGTTTACTGGAAAAACAATTCCGTATCCTGTTTGAAAAAGCAGAACGTGCAGGAGGTGTTACCGGTGAAGTATTGTTGCAGATGCTCGAATGTCGTCTGGACAATGTCGTATACCGTTTAGGTATTGCTCCTACCCGTGCTGCAGCACGGCAATTGGTTTCTCATCGTCATATCACGGTGAACGGTGGTGTTTGTAACATTCCCTCAGCAGCTGTTAAAGCTGGGGATGTCGTTGCAGTACGTGAGAAATCCAAAGCTCTTGAAGTGGTAGCAGATAGCCTGCGTAGTAACCGTGTCAGCAAATATTCCTGGTTGGAATGGGACGGAGCTTCTATGAGTGGCAAACTGTTGAACGTGCCGGAAAGAAGCGATATTCCGGAAAACATTAAAGAGCAGTTAATCGTAGAATTGTATTCTAAGTAA
- the rpsK gene encoding 30S ribosomal protein S11, whose product MAKKSTSSNKKRLVKVEAVGQAHVHSSFNNIIISLTNSTGQVISWSSAGKMGFRGSKKNTPYAAQMAAADCAKVAFDLGMRKAKVYVSGPGNGRESAIRSIHASGIEVAEIIDVTPLPHNGCRPPKRRRV is encoded by the coding sequence ATGGCAAAGAAGTCTACATCAAGTAACAAGAAGCGGCTGGTTAAAGTAGAAGCCGTGGGACAAGCACACGTTCATTCCTCATTTAACAACATCATCATTTCTTTGACCAATTCTACTGGTCAGGTGATTTCATGGTCTTCCGCCGGAAAGATGGGTTTCAGAGGATCTAAAAAGAACACTCCGTATGCAGCTCAGATGGCAGCTGCCGATTGCGCTAAGGTCGCATTCGATCTGGGGATGCGTAAAGCTAAAGTATATGTTTCCGGTCCGGGTAATGGCCGTGAATCAGCCATTCGTTCTATTCACGCCAGTGGTATCGAAGTAGCTGAAATCATCGATGTTACCCCGCTTCCACACAATGGTTGCCGGCCTCCGAAACGCAGAAGAGTGTAA
- the rpsM gene encoding 30S ribosomal protein S13, with translation MARIVGVDLPSNKRGEIALTYIYGIGRSSARAILSEAGIDYDLKVKDWNDDQLGAVRKIIGTEYKVEGELRSSVQMNIKRLMDIGCYRGIRHRLGLPVRGQSTKNNARTRKGKKKTVANKKKATK, from the coding sequence ATGGCAAGAATCGTAGGTGTAGATTTACCCTCAAACAAAAGAGGAGAAATAGCCTTGACCTATATCTATGGTATAGGTAGAAGTAGTGCACGTGCTATCCTGAGTGAAGCCGGCATCGATTATGACCTGAAGGTGAAAGACTGGAACGACGACCAGCTCGGGGCTGTACGAAAAATCATTGGAACAGAGTACAAAGTCGAAGGTGAGTTGAGATCAAGCGTTCAGATGAACATCAAACGACTGATGGATATCGGTTGTTACCGGGGTATCCGTCACCGTTTAGGACTGCCCGTAAGAGGACAGAGCACGAAGAACAATGCCCGTACACGTAAGGGTAAGAAGAAAACTGTTGCTAACAAGAAAAAAGCAACTAAATAA
- the rpmJ gene encoding 50S ribosomal protein L36 yields MKVRASIKKRNDDCKIVRRKGVLYVINKKNPKFKMRQG; encoded by the coding sequence ATGAAGGTAAGAGCGTCAATCAAGAAACGTAATGACGATTGCAAGATTGTAAGAAGAAAAGGCGTTTTGTACGTCATTAACAAAAAGAACCCTAAGTTTAAAATGCGTCAGGGTTAA
- the infA gene encoding translation initiation factor IF-1, with amino-acid sequence MAKQPSIEQDGVITEALSNAMFRVELENGHVITAHISGKMRMHYIKILPGDRVRVDMSPYDLTKGRITFRYKN; translated from the coding sequence ATGGCAAAACAGCCGTCAATAGAGCAGGATGGAGTAATAACAGAAGCATTGTCGAATGCCATGTTTCGGGTAGAATTGGAAAATGGACATGTGATTACAGCCCATATTTCCGGCAAGATGCGTATGCATTACATTAAGATACTTCCTGGCGACCGGGTACGTGTGGATATGTCCCCTTACGACCTGACAAAAGGTAGAATTACATTTAGATACAAAAACTAA
- the map gene encoding type I methionyl aminopeptidase, which translates to MIFVKTGEEIELLRESNRLVGMTLGEMAKHIRPGISTLELDRIAEEFIRDHGAEPGFLGYGGFPNTLCISVNDVVVHGIPSEKCVLQEGDIVSIDCGTLKNGFYGDSAYTFEVGEVDEEIRKLLRVTKESLYKGIGKAVAGMRIGDIGHAVQSHCEAEGYSVVREMVGHGVGHDLHEEPQVPNYGRQGQGVKLKEGMVIAIEPMINLGKRHIYQEADGWTIRTRDKKPAAHFEHTVAVGKNGADILSTFEYVEQVLHKS; encoded by the coding sequence ATGATTTTTGTAAAAACCGGAGAAGAGATTGAACTGTTAAGAGAAAGCAACCGATTGGTAGGGATGACTCTGGGCGAGATGGCAAAGCATATTCGTCCGGGGATTTCTACATTAGAGCTCGATCGTATTGCAGAGGAGTTTATTCGTGACCACGGTGCAGAGCCCGGATTTTTGGGTTACGGTGGTTTTCCGAATACGCTTTGTATTTCTGTAAATGACGTTGTCGTGCACGGTATTCCCTCTGAAAAATGTGTTTTACAAGAGGGGGATATTGTTTCCATCGATTGTGGCACTTTGAAGAACGGTTTTTACGGTGATAGTGCCTATACCTTCGAGGTTGGGGAAGTGGATGAAGAAATCCGGAAGTTATTGCGGGTGACGAAAGAAAGCCTTTATAAAGGAATCGGAAAAGCTGTTGCGGGTATGCGGATCGGAGATATAGGACATGCAGTGCAATCCCATTGTGAGGCCGAAGGTTATTCGGTGGTGAGGGAGATGGTAGGACACGGAGTAGGACACGATTTACACGAAGAGCCTCAGGTGCCTAATTATGGCCGTCAGGGGCAGGGGGTAAAACTGAAAGAAGGGATGGTGATCGCTATCGAACCGATGATCAATTTGGGTAAAAGGCATATTTATCAGGAAGCCGACGGATGGACGATCCGGACAAGGGACAAAAAGCCGGCAGCTCATTTCGAGCATACCGTAGCCGTAGGGAAGAATGGTGCGGATATTTTGTCTACGTTCGAATATGTCGAGCAAGTATTGCATAAATCGTAA
- the secY gene encoding preprotein translocase subunit SecY — protein sequence MKLFDTLKNIWKIEELKTRILTTLGLILVYRLGTEVVLPGIDPAGLAALKQQTSSGVLGLLDMFSGGAFSNASIFALGIMPYISASIVVQLLGIAVPYFQRMQREGESGRRKINQITRYLTIIILILQGSAYLTNLHAQIQPEFFLIKGAFFTIYSVIILAAGSMFVLWLGEKITDKGIGNGVSIIIMIGIIARLPFAFFAELTSRVSQQGGGLVAFLIEIILLFFVFCGTILLVQGTRKVPVQYAKRIVGNKQYGGVRQYIPLKINAAGVMPIIFAQAIMLLPISFVNYAASESLSGFATAFSNFTGFWYNFTFFILIVAFTYFYTAITVNPMQMSEDMKKNGGFIPGVKPGRKTMEFLDTIMSRITLPGSIFLGIVAILPAFATIAGVNQQFAQFYGGTSLLILVGVVLDTLQQIESHLLMRHYDGLMKTGRIKGKTPGGPAAY from the coding sequence ATGAAGTTATTTGATACATTAAAGAACATTTGGAAAATTGAGGAATTGAAAACCCGGATTCTGACAACACTCGGGTTGATTCTCGTTTACAGACTTGGAACAGAGGTGGTACTACCGGGTATCGACCCTGCCGGATTAGCCGCTTTAAAACAGCAGACTTCGAGTGGTGTGCTGGGATTGCTGGATATGTTTTCGGGAGGTGCATTTTCGAATGCTTCGATCTTTGCCTTGGGAATTATGCCCTATATCTCTGCTTCTATCGTAGTTCAGTTACTGGGAATTGCGGTTCCTTATTTTCAGCGTATGCAGCGTGAAGGGGAAAGTGGACGGCGTAAAATCAACCAGATTACCCGTTATCTGACCATTATCATTCTGATATTACAAGGTTCTGCGTATCTTACCAACTTGCATGCACAGATTCAGCCCGAATTCTTTCTGATAAAAGGGGCTTTCTTTACAATCTATTCCGTAATTATCCTGGCTGCGGGCTCTATGTTCGTTTTGTGGTTGGGTGAAAAAATTACAGATAAAGGTATTGGAAACGGTGTTTCTATCATTATCATGATTGGTATTATCGCCCGTCTGCCGTTTGCATTCTTTGCCGAACTGACTTCGCGTGTTAGTCAGCAAGGTGGCGGATTGGTGGCATTCCTGATCGAGATTATTCTGCTGTTTTTCGTATTCTGCGGTACGATCCTGCTGGTACAAGGAACCCGTAAGGTGCCTGTACAGTATGCAAAACGTATTGTCGGAAACAAACAATATGGTGGAGTACGTCAGTATATCCCTCTGAAGATTAATGCTGCAGGGGTTATGCCGATCATTTTTGCTCAGGCAATTATGTTGTTACCGATTTCTTTTGTGAATTATGCAGCTTCTGAATCGTTATCCGGTTTTGCAACTGCTTTTTCTAATTTCACCGGTTTTTGGTATAACTTCACTTTCTTTATCCTGATTGTGGCATTTACGTATTTTTATACGGCGATTACGGTTAATCCGATGCAGATGTCCGAGGATATGAAGAAGAACGGTGGATTTATTCCCGGTGTGAAACCCGGACGGAAAACAATGGAGTTCCTGGATACCATTATGTCACGGATTACTTTACCGGGATCTATATTCCTGGGAATAGTTGCCATATTACCGGCTTTTGCAACCATTGCCGGAGTGAACCAACAGTTTGCTCAGTTCTATGGCGGTACTTCCCTGTTGATTTTGGTCGGAGTTGTTTTGGATACTCTACAACAGATCGAGTCGCATTTGTTGATGCGTCATTACGACGGATTGATGAAAACAGGACGAATTAAAGGGAAGACTCCCGGTGGACCGGCTGCCTATTAA
- the rplO gene encoding 50S ribosomal protein L15, with the protein MDLSSLKPACGSTHHEKRIGRGQGSGKGGTSTRGHKGAKSRSGYHTKIGFEGGQMPLQRRVPKFGFKNINRVAYKAINVSMLQALAERDNLEKIDRDILIAAGLLNKNELLKVLGDGSISAKLEITANAFSKSAIAAIEAAGGSVVVL; encoded by the coding sequence ATGGATTTAAGTAGCTTAAAACCGGCCTGCGGATCAACTCATCACGAAAAAAGAATTGGTCGCGGACAAGGTTCCGGAAAAGGAGGTACTTCTACAAGAGGACATAAAGGAGCTAAATCAAGATCGGGTTACCATACGAAGATTGGTTTTGAAGGTGGTCAGATGCCTCTGCAGAGACGTGTACCGAAATTCGGCTTTAAGAATATCAATCGTGTAGCCTATAAAGCTATCAATGTAAGCATGTTGCAGGCTTTAGCTGAAAGAGATAATCTGGAGAAAATCGATCGGGATATTCTGATTGCAGCCGGATTGCTCAATAAGAATGAATTGTTGAAAGTTTTGGGTGACGGCTCAATCAGTGCTAAACTCGAAATTACAGCAAATGCATTCTCTAAGTCAGCGATTGCTGCGATCGAGGCTGCCGGTGGCTCTGTAGTCGTTTTGTAA
- the rpmD gene encoding 50S ribosomal protein L30, whose product MAKIKITLVKSKIGSDKTQVGTIQALGLKKTNSSVEKEATPQILGMVAKISHLVRVEEVK is encoded by the coding sequence ATGGCAAAGATTAAAATCACACTTGTAAAAAGTAAAATCGGTAGCGATAAAACTCAGGTAGGCACTATTCAGGCTTTGGGATTGAAGAAAACCAACAGCAGTGTTGAGAAAGAAGCTACTCCGCAGATCCTGGGAATGGTGGCAAAAATCAGCCATCTGGTTCGTGTGGAAGAAGTAAAATAA
- the rpsE gene encoding 30S ribosomal protein S5 — translation MEQKVNNTDLELKDRLVAINRVTKVTKGGRTFSFAAIVVVGDENGIVGWGLGKANEVTTAISKGIEAAKKNLIKVPVLKGTIPHEQVARFSGSEVYMQPASSGTGLVAGGAMRAVLESAGIHDVLAKSKGSSNPHNLVKATIAALKEMRDARTIAAQRGISLDKVFNG, via the coding sequence ATGGAACAAAAAGTAAATAATACTGACTTGGAATTAAAGGACAGATTGGTAGCTATCAATCGTGTGACCAAAGTTACAAAAGGAGGTCGTACATTCAGTTTCGCAGCTATCGTTGTGGTAGGTGACGAAAACGGAATCGTAGGCTGGGGATTAGGAAAAGCAAACGAGGTGACTACAGCTATTTCTAAAGGAATCGAAGCTGCTAAAAAGAACCTGATCAAAGTACCTGTATTGAAAGGAACTATTCCTCATGAGCAGGTAGCTCGTTTCAGCGGTTCTGAGGTTTATATGCAACCCGCTTCTTCCGGTACCGGGCTGGTAGCCGGAGGTGCTATGCGTGCTGTTTTGGAAAGTGCCGGTATTCACGACGTATTGGCTAAAAGTAAAGGTTCGTCCAACCCTCACAATTTGGTAAAAGCTACGATAGCTGCATTGAAAGAAATGCGTGATGCCCGTACGATTGCCGCTCAGAGAGGCATTAGTCTGGATAAAGTGTTTAACGGTTAA
- the rplR gene encoding 50S ribosomal protein L18, which translates to MALTKEERRLRIKRRIRKIVSGTAERPRMSVYRSNAQISVQLIDDKAGKTLLSVSSLCKEIAEKKGNKTEQAAFVGAAVAEKAKAAGIEAVVFDRNGYLYHGRVKALADAARNGGLNF; encoded by the coding sequence ATGGCTTTAACGAAAGAAGAAAGAAGATTAAGAATAAAACGGAGAATTCGGAAGATTGTCTCCGGGACAGCTGAACGTCCACGTATGAGCGTTTATCGTTCAAATGCGCAGATATCTGTACAGCTGATCGACGATAAAGCAGGTAAGACTTTATTATCTGTTTCATCTTTGTGCAAGGAAATTGCTGAGAAGAAAGGCAACAAGACCGAACAGGCTGCTTTCGTAGGGGCTGCTGTAGCAGAAAAAGCTAAAGCTGCCGGTATCGAAGCTGTTGTTTTCGACAGAAACGGTTATTTGTATCACGGTAGAGTAAAAGCATTAGCTGATGCTGCCCGTAACGGAGGTCTTAATTTTTAA
- the rplF gene encoding 50S ribosomal protein L6 yields the protein MSRIGKLPIHIPQGVTVAVSPDNTVTVKGPKGQLSQQVSADLTVTVEENEVHVARHTEDKEHKAQHGLYRALLHNMVVGVSEGYTIKQELVGVGFRANAEGQVLELGLGYSHSIFLQLPAEVKVTAVTEKRANPIITLESCDKQLIGQVAAKIRSFRKPEPYKGKGIRFVGEVVRRKAGKSAKV from the coding sequence ATGTCACGTATAGGGAAATTACCGATTCATATACCACAAGGAGTTACTGTAGCAGTAAGTCCTGATAACACCGTCACAGTCAAAGGTCCGAAAGGACAACTTTCTCAGCAGGTAAGTGCTGATCTGACTGTTACCGTTGAAGAGAACGAAGTGCATGTAGCACGTCATACAGAAGATAAAGAACACAAAGCACAGCATGGTCTGTACCGTGCATTGCTTCATAATATGGTTGTAGGTGTTTCTGAAGGTTATACCATCAAACAAGAATTAGTAGGTGTTGGTTTCCGTGCTAACGCTGAGGGTCAGGTTCTCGAACTGGGACTGGGATATTCTCACTCTATCTTCTTGCAATTACCGGCAGAGGTGAAAGTTACAGCCGTAACTGAAAAACGTGCTAACCCGATTATTACGCTCGAAAGCTGTGACAAACAGTTGATCGGTCAGGTAGCTGCTAAAATCCGTTCTTTCCGTAAACCTGAGCCTTACAAGGGTAAAGGTATTCGCTTCGTTGGTGAAGTGGTTCGCCGGAAAGCAGGTAAGTCAGCTAAAGTTTAA
- the rpsH gene encoding 30S ribosomal protein S8, with product MTDPIADFLTRIRNAVSVGHKVVEIPGSKIKLEMTKILKEKGYILNYKFEQEGARSNIKIALKYHPETKVSAIKSLVRVSKPGLRRYTNVEEMPRVLNGLGIAILSTSMGLMTDKEARQRNVGGEVLCYVY from the coding sequence ATGACAGATCCAATAGCAGATTTCCTTACCCGCATTCGGAATGCGGTAAGTGTTGGTCATAAAGTGGTTGAAATCCCGGGTTCTAAAATTAAACTCGAAATGACCAAAATCCTGAAAGAAAAAGGATATATCCTGAATTATAAGTTCGAACAGGAAGGTGCAAGAAGCAATATCAAAATTGCATTGAAATATCATCCCGAGACGAAAGTATCGGCCATCAAATCGCTGGTACGTGTGTCAAAACCGGGTTTACGTCGGTACACTAATGTGGAAGAAATGCCACGTGTATTGAACGGACTGGGTATTGCCATTTTGTCTACCTCAATGGGATTGATGACTGACAAAGAAGCTCGCCAGCGGAATGTAGGCGGTGAAGTATTGTGTTATGTGTATTAA
- the rpsN gene encoding 30S ribosomal protein S14 gives MAKESMKAREVKRAKLVEKYAAKRAKLKEEGDYAALSLLPRNSNPIRLHNRCKLTGRPRGYMRQFGISRIQFREMASQGLIPGVKKASW, from the coding sequence ATGGCAAAAGAATCAATGAAAGCCCGTGAGGTGAAGCGTGCAAAATTGGTAGAAAAGTACGCTGCGAAACGAGCAAAATTAAAAGAGGAAGGTGACTATGCTGCACTGAGTCTCCTGCCTAGAAACTCGAATCCGATCCGTTTGCACAACCGTTGCAAACTGACTGGACGTCCCAGAGGTTATATGAGACAATTTGGTATCAGCCGTATCCAATTCCGTGAAATGGCTTCACAAGGGTTGATACCGGGAGTTAAAAAGGCTAGTTGGTAA
- the rplE gene encoding 50S ribosomal protein L5 — MKYVPNLKTKYNEEIVPTLMKEFGYKSVMQAPRLEKIVINQGVGSAIQDKKILEFSLNEITAITGQKAVVGKSTKDVSNFKLRKGMPIGVKVTLRKERMYEFLERLICSALPRIRDFKGINSKLDGKGNYTLGLEEQIIFPEIVMDSVHKIMGMNITFVTSANTDEEGFALLREFGLPFKKN, encoded by the coding sequence ATGAAATACGTACCAAATCTTAAAACAAAGTATAACGAAGAGATTGTACCGACTTTAATGAAAGAATTCGGATACAAGTCAGTTATGCAGGCTCCCCGGCTGGAGAAGATAGTAATCAATCAGGGAGTGGGTTCAGCTATTCAGGATAAGAAGATCCTGGAATTTTCATTGAATGAGATTACTGCGATAACAGGTCAGAAAGCTGTTGTAGGTAAATCGACAAAAGACGTATCTAACTTCAAATTGCGTAAAGGCATGCCGATCGGTGTGAAAGTGACTTTACGGAAAGAACGTATGTACGAATTTCTGGAAAGATTGATCTGTAGTGCCCTGCCGCGTATCCGCGACTTCAAGGGGATCAACAGTAAGCTGGACGGAAAAGGCAACTATACATTAGGTCTTGAAGAGCAGATCATATTCCCTGAAATTGTGATGGATTCCGTTCACAAAATCATGGGTATGAACATTACATTTGTGACTTCGGCTAATACCGACGAAGAAGGTTTTGCTCTGCTCAGAGAGTTTGGATTACCGTTTAAAAAGAACTAA
- the rplX gene encoding 50S ribosomal protein L24 yields the protein MNRKFHIKKGDLVQVNAGEDKGKQGKVLEVFPDKERAIVEGINMISKHTKPNAKYPQGGIIKQEAPIHISNLNVIDPSTNKPTRIGRKKDEKGNLVRYAKKSGEILK from the coding sequence ATGAATAGAAAATTTCATATTAAAAAAGGCGATTTAGTACAGGTGAACGCTGGGGAAGATAAAGGCAAACAGGGAAAGGTACTGGAAGTTTTTCCGGATAAGGAAAGAGCGATCGTTGAGGGAATCAACATGATCAGCAAACATACCAAACCGAATGCTAAATATCCGCAGGGTGGTATCATCAAGCAAGAAGCTCCGATCCACATCTCTAACCTGAACGTGATCGATCCGTCTACCAACAAACCGACCCGTATCGGCCGTAAAAAGGACGAAAAAGGTAACTTGGTGAGATATGCTAAAAAATCAGGAGAAATCCTGAAATAA
- the rplN gene encoding 50S ribosomal protein L14, protein MIQQETRLTVADNSGAKEVLCIRVLGGSKKRYARVGDKIVVAVKSALPSGEIKKGTVSKAVVVRVTKEYRRPDGSYIRFDDNACVLLNNAGEMRGTRIFGPVAREVREGYTKIVSLAPEVL, encoded by the coding sequence ATGATACAACAGGAAACCAGATTAACAGTAGCAGACAACAGCGGTGCTAAAGAAGTGCTTTGTATCCGTGTTCTTGGAGGTTCCAAGAAAAGATATGCACGCGTAGGCGATAAAATCGTTGTTGCTGTAAAAAGTGCCCTGCCTAGCGGTGAAATTAAAAAGGGTACTGTCAGCAAAGCTGTGGTTGTACGCGTAACCAAGGAATACAGACGTCCCGATGGTTCTTATATCCGTTTTGACGACAATGCCTGTGTATTGTTGAACAATGCCGGTGAAATGAGAGGAACCCGTATCTTCGGACCTGTAGCCCGTGAAGTTCGTGAAGGTTATACGAAAATCGTTTCGTTAGCCCCCGAAGTACTTTAA
- the rpsQ gene encoding 30S ribosomal protein S17 has protein sequence MEGRNLRKERIGLVLSNKMDKTITVAVHFKEKHPIYGKFIKKTKKFTAHDEKNECNIGDTVRIMETRPLSKMKRWRLVEIIERAK, from the coding sequence ATGGAAGGAAGAAATCTTAGAAAAGAACGTATCGGTCTGGTACTGAGCAATAAGATGGATAAAACTATCACCGTTGCTGTACATTTTAAGGAGAAACACCCGATTTACGGTAAGTTCATTAAAAAGACCAAAAAGTTCACCGCTCATGATGAAAAGAATGAGTGTAATATCGGTGATACCGTGAGAATTATGGAAACCCGTCCTTTAAGTAAAATGAAGAGATGGAGATTAGTTGAAATCATTGAAAGAGCGAAGTAA
- the rpmC gene encoding 50S ribosomal protein L29, producing MKNSEIIEMTTAELIERVETEKAALNKMTMNHTITPMENPMQIRAARKTIARMMTEIRKRELTEKK from the coding sequence ATGAAAAATTCAGAAATTATTGAAATGACCACAGCTGAACTTATTGAACGGGTAGAGACTGAAAAAGCAGCCCTCAATAAGATGACGATGAATCATACCATTACGCCGATGGAAAACCCGATGCAGATTCGTGCTGCCCGTAAAACCATCGCTCGTATGATGACAGAAATACGTAAGAGAGAATTAACTGAAAAGAAGTAA
- the rplP gene encoding 50S ribosomal protein L16, translated as MLQPKRTKFRRSQKGRMKGNAQRGNQLAFGSFGIKALEEKWIEGRQIEAARVAVTRYMQRQGQIWIRIFPDKPITKKPAEVRMGKGKGNPEGFVAPVTPGRIIFEADGVPYAVAKEALRLAAQKLPITTKFVVRRDYTEE; from the coding sequence ATGTTACAGCCGAAAAGGACTAAATTTAGAAGAAGCCAGAAAGGTAGGATGAAGGGGAATGCCCAGAGAGGTAATCAACTTGCATTCGGATCTTTCGGTATTAAGGCGTTAGAAGAAAAATGGATCGAAGGACGCCAGATAGAAGCTGCCCGTGTTGCAGTAACCCGTTACATGCAACGTCAGGGACAGATTTGGATTCGTATATTCCCCGATAAACCGATTACCAAAAAACCTGCCGAGGTACGTATGGGTAAAGGTAAAGGTAACCCAGAGGGATTCGTAGCACCTGTAACTCCGGGAAGAATTATTTTCGAGGCTGACGGTGTTCCGTATGCAGTGGCAAAAGAGGCTTTACGTCTTGCAGCACAGAAATTACCTATTACGACAAAGTTTGTGGTTAGACGTGATTATACAGAAGAATAG